gaggggaaaatTCCAAATCCAAGTTCAACTTTTCTCTAACTTTCTCTCTCAGTTCCCCCATaatcattttctcttttctttttctttccctaagttccaaacagagcctaaaggCATACTTTAGCGGCCATAGATGTATTATATGAATCTTTCTATTTTCGTTGTTCTCATTATCGAACATTTTTCAGGTTGATGAAATGATCAAAGAACTCGAAACCCTTTTGGAATGTATAGAAGGACCAGGTGGTTTCAGGGATGCCTGCACTGTTCACTACGAAAGCTCCGTTTTAGAGCTTGAGGAAGGTATAGAGACACTTTTCAACGGGTGCAGAGTGCGTAAGGTTAGTTCTTTGGATCACTTTTTTGTATCTTTTCATGTGTTTGTATAGACTAGGTTCTTGTAGCTGTTCGTGGTTAGGCATTCTACTTTCTTTGTGCTGTCAAATTCTGATATGTAATACTTATACTAGcattctactctctctctctctctctctctctctctactagaAATGAAATTCCATtaaagaggaaaacaaaacccaaattggAGGCTTGTAGTAATTCTCGTCCATTGGGAGTAGACCCAAACTCCACcgaattgtaattctttttagTAAGTGGACTCAATTGGCTCCCCTTGGAAGTATCAAAATAGTATCCTCTTACTTTTGTAATATCGGCTCATCCTTAATACGAGAAGGTTGAGGGGATCGATGGTGTCCCCCATCTATTGAAATTGTcctttttgatgttttttccTGCTTGTGTATTGTTTGACTTAGTCCTCAAATATTTCAAAACTATGGTTTTTCTCACTTCCAATTTACATGGGATCTTTTTGTCTCTAGAAATTTTAGTGACCATGAAGCAGTTGAATTGGCATTTTTGTTGTCTATTCTTAATGAGGATTTGACAAAAGGGGGCGGTCACTTTATTCTTCGGAGGCCACAATTACGAAATGTTTGATAATCAAAATTCTCCTCACTGTCATATTAAGAAAGAGTTTGTGTTTCTTAAAGGTAGGGTTTTGTATGTAGAAGTTGGTTTCATGGATCGTGGCTAATGAAATATTTCGGAGCCAAGTTGTAGTGGTAGTCCTTGATGGTGTGTGAGTGTGATGTGTAGGAGGAAACAGAGATGGTTGcatcattcttttttttgcatcgttagCTTATACTTTTTAGAGCACCAGTTATTTCAATAGGCAAAGATTAGTTGGGTGATTCTGGCTTCTTGTTCCCAATATTCGTGGCTTACTTTTGGGGATTGGATTGCAACAAGGAAGCGAAAGGGGCGTGGGATTTTTTTTGCTTCACCTTTGGTGGTTAGTGTAatgcttggattttttttggataagatGGAGGAGGTCAACTCTCGATGGAATAGAGTTTTCTATTTATCATCTTCCATTTCTGGAGTTTTTTTATTATCATCTTTGGAGGTCTTCCTGTCCTTTGTTTAGTGTTCCTGTCAAGCAAATTCTGAAATTACCATCTAACTGGATTTCTATCTCGAGGTAAGCTCTTGAGATTTGCTGAATTAATTGTGTTGTAACCTGTAACCAATGCTGACAAAATCTGCTTGAATTGTCGATTATGGACTTCATGGGAACAaatctatttttatttattctgTTGTCTGCTAGCTCTTTATGTCTGTCCTCATCATGTGTGATATCCCCTGTATTTCTCGTTGTCCGTATTGTTGAATGTTTTGTGTAAACCAATTTCCTAGCAATCACATACTACtctgtcacacacacacacacagaagcACACATACATTTATGTTAATGTATACCCAAATGTGTGTGCATGTATCTCTGGACTATTTACGTTTGATTCTCAATATCTTGAGTTTGTAGAGCATAATGGATGAGCGGCTGGGGGAGATCCAACTTATTCTTGATAACACTGTGCAAGGTACTTTCTCAGCTACATGTTTTTATACAATACGAAGGCATGGCTGACTTGTTTTTAACcactttgaaaaaattaatgccttgtttggatcaagatttgaaaaaaaaattccaactcaaaaaataatcaTTACGCCtatttccactcattacctctatctccaatcattattctcatttctctctcaactcattacccctacttccaatcattactctcataaaaaatttctcaaaaactcatccaaacacagcataagaCTTATCTTCACAAATAAAAGAGACAGTGTGAAGGCCCAATTTTGTTGTGCACTTTTATATTACATGATGACGAAATTATCGAAGGCACGCTCTACCACTGAGCTAATAGCCCGTCTTGCGAGCCTCCCACGTCCCCTCTTAGTTTGCTTTGGTGTTCAACTAATTTTTCCTCAAATCCATCAtttagtttcttattttttggatcaGTGATAACTTTTGCTGCAAGCGCCACTTGGTTACGTACATGAAGCCCAATTGGTTGTATATGAGCTTGGATGTTTTGCCCTCTCTTATGGTTTCTTCTTAAAATTTTAAGCATCTGCAACCAAAAGcttttatggatattttttgagTACAAGACATTATCATAGGCGGAGAGACATATATcttgtagtaaaaaaaaaagttggggtTTTATTCAGACTGAGAGCGTCTAAAGATGTAAAAAAAGACAAatcgaataaaaaaattacttattcagTGATCCAAACAAGGCCTACATTAATGCTCTTACTGCACGGGCACTTCCCCATTGCTAGTCAATGTACAGGTTGCagcaacttctttttttgattataTTAACAATCTTTTTGTTTGTGGTTTGCCATGGCTTATCAGTTATGATGCTAGTTAACACCAACGTTTATGGTTTCTAGAGAAATTGAACAAGGTTGGACGTGACTATGAGATGTGAATGTCCTACCTCCGTTGAATTTGTCCTTTCTAAAGtagaaaaaacaaatttgatGTAGAAACATTCTTGTTACCTCatttgaagaagaaataaacaagaaagaCTTGCCTTTTGTCATGCCAAAATCAGGCGCCGGGTGTGAAGGGCAGTCTAACTAGTTTTGGGTGGTATTTATGGAAGGAGAGGAATATGCATTATTCTTGTTGGAGAAATAACCATTGAGAAGTGAAAATATCCCTTGTTGAGCTATTAGCATGAGGACATTTGTTTCAGTTTCTTTCTTCGATTTTTCATGAGAGAAGAAAGTCTGATTTTCATTTCAGTTTCTTAGTTGCAACTAGACAAACCCCTTGCTTGCGCACATACCTGCAATCATCCCTGACGACTGAGCTTGTGTATCACAGCTAGAAGCTTTGGTTAGATGACTCAAAATACATAGCTGTAAGACTCAGCATTGCTGTTAATCCCTAATGTTCATATGCATGTAATTATGGTTGCATTTCAGTCACAGTAGTGAAGGCAAAATACATAGCTGTGACGATAATTATTTTAAGGTGTCTTGCTGCTATTCTCTTTTGTTCATATGCATGTAATTGTAGTTGCATTTTGGCCGCAGTAGTGAAGGCATTTCTTAGCTGCCAAATCAGCAGACACTATATGACCAGATCTCATTTggtgtcaataagtttatcagTTCGGTCATGCAATTGTTTAAGTTGGGTAATATCTGTTTGAGTCACCATATGATCTTGTGATTGGTTTCCAGTTTTAGCAAGGAAAATTTATACGGAAGGCATTGTAAAGCAAGCTACTGATGGGCAATATTTGGATCTTTGGAATCGCCAGAAGTTGAGTTCTGAACTAGAGCTGAAGCAGCAGCATATATCAAAAGTAAATCAGGTTGACCATCAGTTACATTCTACTGGTTCAGAATTTGCTGAATTATGATTCAATGCGTCATCACACTATCCCTCTCCTCCCCCCTGTTCCAGGAGCTGACTAACCAACTGATTGAATTGGAAAGGCATTTGAATACTCTCGAGCTTAATAAATTTGGTGAGAATGATGGCATTCAAATGAGTCAAAGAACTTTTCCTGGTAGATATGGGCCTTCGAGGTATGGAAATTATAACAAGTACCTGTTATTTGTTACACATACTATTCATTTTAGTTTGACATGCTGACATGAGAAATTTCCTCTTTGACTGCCAAGTGATAAGTAGTTGGGCTTTCTTTGTATCATGTTTGGTGCAATAAGCCCACGTGGGAACCTATTGTCCTATGGATGTACCATTAGTTCTGTTTAAGTTAACTAACAGAGGCTAGTGAAATTATGACTTCATCTAATCATAAAGTATTCCCTTGCAGAAATGTCCAGTCCTTGCATAGTTTACATAATACAATGACTTCACAATTAGCTGCCGCAGAGCAACTTTCTGAATGTCTCACAAAACAGATGGCTGTGTTGAGTATTGAGCCACCTTCTGCGAAAACACAAAATGTGAGAAGAGACTTGTTTGAAGAAATTGGGATCCCTTACAACAGTGCCTCATTTAGCTCTCCAGATGGAAAAGTAGCTGGTGATACCCACTCAAACAAAAGACTCTTAACTTCTTCATGCTCTGATGCTGGTAAAGGCCAGTCCAGGAGAAATCAACCGAGTGGTACGAGGGGTTCTGAATCAGAGACCGCAAGGAGGAGGCGTGATTCCCTCGACCGGGTAACATTTCTTGAAATGCTCCTGTCATTTTGTAGACATTTCATAAGTGGACCTCAGCATCCTTTGTACTCATTATGAAGTAAAAAGCTGGGGTGTTTTTCCAGTGAATTGTGTTTGCATTTGCTTACTCTGATTGTACTTTGGTTACGTGTTACAAACATCTAGTGTGACCAAGACCCAGTGCAGCTTGGTGCCAATGAGAGGCAGAAAATTTGGTGTTTGGTAAAATCTAGAGCCTTGTGACAACCGCTGTAGAAAAAATGTTTCGtaagaaaaatatacaaaacaaaaacttctaTGACATCAAAATCTACTCGGAAGATGTTGAAATAGGAGATCAATAGACGTAATCAAACCCCTTGCACAAATCCACGTATCATCTTTTGTGATGTTGAGGAGCAATTGAGATATCTTCACTCATCTATTTTGAAGTGGTGTCAGGGTCAGTACAGGGTTAGGGTGTTGAGCAGCTACCGGCTAGTATATGTTCAGGGTTTTGAGTGGTAGCCCTTTCTTATAGTTTGTCTAGGGCCCTTCCTTTATGGGTCTTCTTTCAAGGTCACTTCCATTTACGATGGTGTTACGGTGAGTTTTGAGGAGGTTGGCCAGTGAGGGAGGCACTGTCTCTCATAAGGTGGTTAACTTATCCTCACAAAAGTACTATTTCTAGTTTCCTGGCCTATGTCATGTCTCTTTCAGTTATTCGAGCAGGGTAGCTGACAGATTGGAGAGAATAAAGAGAGACTTTTTTCCGTAGAAAATAGTTGGTTGATTGGAGTGGAACAAGGAAAGTTGGTTCATGAATTGTGCAGTTGTCATATTGTGGTGTCCGATCGAATTGAAGTTGTTATTGAGGTTGTGTTGTGCCGCGGATACCCTGCAAACACACACACCTCAAATAAACGAAGATAAAACAATTTTTACATGGTTCGGCAATTACCTACTTCTGTGGAGGAGAAATTGCAATGGTTTTTTCATATAAAACCTAATATCAATGGAGccaacccatctctctctctctcaacacatACGGACACGCCCAAAGGAAAAAGAGACCTTCTGCGCCGTTTTTCTTTCCTTCGTAAAAGCAGGGCCAGACAAGGCAAATTTTTGGAACTTACACTTCTAAATCCTTCTCTTTGGGAACTTATAATTTAAACAGTGTACATGCCTGAATAGGACTATAGGTTCAATAATTGACGACCACCAATCTGATCATTATTTACTGTGAAGCTTTTGCACCAGATAATCTGGAAAGTTTACTAACCCAGTCCTTGGTCACTCTTACAATGTAGCACTTGTGCTGGCTTGGAAGTACTTAAATGAACAGTGCAGAGTAGAAGAGCCTTACCTTTACATGTAAGAGGTCCAATGATGAAGAACTTGACTCTTGGCGATTAAAATGAATTGTTGCTCGAACTACTTGTACTACTAGATTACCAAcaagacaagtaaattggggaAGCTCACTGTTAAATGACCACCCAAAGAAAATTCTTGATCCAATTATTGCAGCTTTCTCATGTGAGGGTCACATTTCATAGGTTTTTCTTCTGAGAGGGCAATTACACATCACCATTCATGCACTTTTGAATGAGAAAATGCTCTTTTCATCTTGAGATGAGAATTTAATCCAATGCTGTTGGAGGAAAGTTGCGTTGTTTCTATGCTTTGTTATGCGATTTCATTTATCTTTAATATAAGAAATGGTAGAGGTAAATTATGTACATGTCCATGTTTATTTGTGTGATCTTTTCTTGTTGCCATTTGCTTTGGATGTCTTTTCCCAGGGCTGAGAAATGTGTATATTTTGCTTTCTACGCAGAGCTGGGCTAGTTTTGAACCTCCAAAAACAACTGTAAAAAGAGTTCTCTTGCATGAAGACCGTGCCAAGGCAAGCGCAGATAGATCCGCCTTGTTGGATAAGAAACATGTCAAGTCCCACATGCTGGAAGGATCAGCAGTTGCTCGTGCAGAGCTCTATACCACCACCTCAACTCTCTTTTATCCTTCTGAGGGAGAAGGTAAGCGACAACTTGAGTGGACGAAGTAATTTGCTAAATGCATGAACTTTTCAAGACAAACAGGTGAGAAACTGCTGTTGATTGTTATTCATTTTATTTGTGTAGGAATTCAAGGTAGACCAGCAAAACAAGCCTCCGTGTTCTCATCGCATTCTGCACCCATATCCTCAATTATTGCCAGACAAAATAATGTAAGGGGGAGTTTCAATCCAACTGCCAACCTATCAAGCAATGGGGTAACTCTTATTGAGAAGCCTGCCCTTGTTGTCAACAATTCCGAGAGGTCCCAGGTGGAACTACATCAAACACCATCAGTTTCCAAGAGGTTTCATGGGCAGACACTTTCCTTGCAGAAGAAACCCAGTGAAATGTCAGATCCAAATGAAGACACCTATCTTGTGAGGTCTACATTTGAGAATGCGAACCATCatcctagcatcaccaaaagCTCCTTTATGAAATCTGGGAAAGGTCTTGAATCACCATTTCATTATTCATCAGTTTTTGATCCAGCTCCCAACTTGAATGCAGAAGTTTTCCAGTCTGATACTGCAGCAAGTAAAAGCCATTCTGGTAGCTTAACATCATCATCTCCTATGCTTTCAACTTCCAGTAGTCGATCATCTGCACCGGTCCTTTCATCATTACTGCTTCCATCTTCTTTACCATATCCAACTGAAAAAACCTCCATCTCAATAGGAAGATCGTCTACTAGTTCCAAAACCGGTACAAATGGTAGTCAGACTGCCTTGCTTTCCCAATCATCGAGCTCTTCctcttcatttctttcttctgtCTCCTCTTATCAGGTTCCTGAAAAAGCAGTGCCCTCAGCTATCCCCATTGCTTCTATGAACTTTGAAACTGAGTCTCCCAAGAGAGAGCAACAGCATCCTATACCTAAGCTTACTTCCACAACCGGAGAGAGTTCTACAGTTCAAAGTTCATTTCCAGAGAATGAGCCTGGATTTACTTTGAAGCTCGAGTCTTCATTGCCAGTCAGGCCCGGAGGTGAACCTTCAGCTAATTTGCAATCTGTGAGTAAGCCGAGTTTTGATGGCATGGCAAATCATACAATGAATGCAGCACTGAATTCTAAACGAGGACCGTCATTTGCAACAGACGTGTCTGCAGCACTTCTATCAATGTCTGGGAGTGCCAGTGGTGGAAAAAGTGAAAGTGCAAATGTCGCGGTCACCCAGGAGGATGAGATGGATGAGGAAGCTCCTGAGACAAGTCAGACGAATGAACTCACTTTAGGaagccttggtagttttgggattGGTTCATCCCCAAATCCCACTCCTGGCAAGCCAAATCCATTTGGCGGGGCATTTGGTAGTGTGGTGTCAACCCCAGCTAGCTCGCCATTTAGTATGACTGTTCCTACAGGAGAGCTGTTTCGACCTGCATCCTTCAGCTTTCAATCTCCACAACCTTTCCAACCATCCCAGTTGACAAACTTTGGTGCGCTCTCCGGTGGGTTGAGTATGGGAACCACTCCTCAGATCTCTGCTGCAGGAAGTGGATTTGGGCAGCCCGCACAGCCTGGATCAGGGCAGCAAGCTTTAGGGTCAGTTCTTGGTGCATTTGGACAGTCAAGACAGCTTGGCGGTGTTGGACCTGGTACAAGTCCCTCTTCCGCAAATGGTTTCAGTGGTGGTTTGATCAGCTCTCCTTCCACTGGTGGCTTTGCTTCTTCAACTGGTGGTGGGTTTGCTGGTGTTGCGTCACCTGGAGGTGGATTTGCTGCCGCTGCCTCAGCCGGTGGTGGATTTGCTGCTGCTGCCTCAGCTGGTGGTGGGTTCAGCGGCGGCGGGTTCGGTGGCATTACTGCAGCTGGAGGGGGATTTGCTGCCCCTGCATCAGCTGGTGGTGGTTTTGCAGGAGCTGCTTCTGGCAGTGGATTCCCCAGTTCAGGTAGAGCACCTTTTCTTCCCACTTCTTTTGCAGCACATAACAAGTGACGCTTGTATTTTTGGCTCACATTGGCTTTTATTCGTTATATTGAAGGTGGTGGATTTGGAGCCTTCAACAGCCAGCAAGGAAGTGGTGGCTTCTCTGGATTTGGTAGCAGTGCAGGAGGGACTGGAAGACCCCCATCTCCACTTTTCACACAGATGAGAAAATAGTCGCCGGAGTCCAAACCAAAAGCTGAGATAAGAGATGCTGCTATTAGGTAGTTTGATGATATGTACGCATCACTTTCTAATGAATTGACCTGAAGGTACTGAAAATAGAAAGCGGGTAGCTTTTCTTGCTTTTTACTATCACTTAGGAGCTGGAGCCTCCTTTTGAACCAGGATGTGAAACCAAACTCTTCACGTTTTGCGTTGAAGACCCCAGAATTGCATGTTAGCATTTGGTAAGCAGACTTCAAATCACTATATTGTCTTATTTTACCATCTGTATTTGAGGGTCAAGATGACCCGGTTCACATCTTCAGTTCTCTCTTGTAACAAATGTTGTTCCAACCATGTATAAATGGTGATGGATTCCTCAATCTTCTATGAAGGAACTCGAGATTAAAGGCTGAAATTGTCTTGAACACATGATGGACTCCTCCAAAACAGTGGGTGACTGATTCATTGTTTGAAGCTGTAAAAGAGCAGCAAAATTAGTGTAGTTCATGGTTTACGGCTTTCTTGCAGAGTTATTGTTGAGTttgttctcttttattttcctacgGTAAGGTTCAACATATCCTTTCTCCCATGTAAATGCAGAGTTATTATTCTAATGAGTgtgttctcttttattttccttaagGTTCAATACATCCTTCTCTCATGTGAATTCCACTCTCATATAGAAATTTGCTCAAAACACTCTAAACGCGTAATTTGTTTTACCATGTGTGCTGTACATACAAAAGAAACTAGAAATAAGAACTAATTTTCGTTTAGTTGTGGTTGCAATTACAATTAGCATAAAGACTTGGTATGAACTTAAAGGTTTGTTTAGTTGTAGCTGCAAATGACGAATGGTGGAGTATAAAGGTTCTGCTACTATCCAATCGATCTCATGAATGGTTAGATCACACCACCAAAATCTGCAAGAAATCATTTAACAGTTGGAAGAAATATTCTTCATCGACTCGTGGACTGGGATTGAAACAAGTATGATAATTCTACCATAAAACATTCGAAACTGGTAACAAATTGGGATTGGTGATCATGTGATGGTGGTAACGGTCTGAGTACATATGCACCATGGCATTTTTGGAAACAAGATCATCCTACATTTgccatagaaaaaaaaaaaaaactttaaattaACTTTTATAGATATTCCTTTAAGGTAACACATATTTTGAGGATGTCTTCTGTTAGAAAAGAAAATTCCTTGTGCATTGCCATGATCTCATTTACGTACTGCATTTTGACTGCCATCTAACTCATCAAGTACttgctcaaatttttttaccaaaaattaaggagattcaaaattttactcaaattttttttaagatttgtTTTGCTCTTTACAATTTACAACTGTGCCATTGATAAAGCTTTTATTCGAATTTGTACTTACATTTGGATTCGTTCATTGGAGGACTTCGTACCAAATGAAGCtttgattcaaatttgagtaagagCCGGAAATGCTCTTAATTAACCTCTCAAAATACATCTCACTTAGAGGAGGAAAAAACTTTGGGCAGAAAAAAGATGAGGAGAAAACTGATACCAATCCAAGAAGCAAATCCGAAGGGATGTCATTCTCATTTCTAAAACTTCAGAGATGTAATCCGTAATTGTAGAAAACATTAGGAGAGGCTAGTGTAATTTACACAAAACGCTACcctattagagcatccacagtggaataattaAAAGtgcataatcaaaagttgccacattattttttggttatccatttaagagattgctaaacTTAGCAATGTAaaggtccacaatggtataatcaaaatttaataaccaaaacttaccacatcatcttttcaatttataaaaatttagaaattgtGACGTagaactaataaaaacaggttattataaaaggagaaaatagttttttaaaaattttgatttaaaaaaaaagttcttaaaaaaaagtttttgaatttttgtttttcaaaagtaCAGttctgtttttgcaaaaaaaaaaaaaaaaaaaggttctgggaaaaacaattttaataaataaaaccgttttgaaaaaaaattatttttgcaaaaaaaataaaatttgtatttaaaagtatttttcttaaaaacataTTAAAAATGGAAGAATGAGAAAGTTTTTGTATAATAATTGTGTACTTAAttgaaaaaatttgagaaaaactAAATCTGATTATTCGCCCAACCCAATCCGACATCCCAACTATAAACGCtaccccattctctctctctctctctctctcacacacacacacacacacacacccctgaTCAGCGAAAACACACACCCTCTCTGACTTCCTCTGAGTCTCAGGTAAGTTATCctagttagggtttttttctaCAGCTTTAATTCGACAATCTACTGTATTACTTTACAATTGAGGCTCCTGATTGTTGATTTCTTGCACGGTTACTGTGCTGGCACAGCATATGTTCCGTTTTGTTTGGTATGACAGGATATAATATTTGTAAAGTACAGGCGCTGGGTTTTTATTTCTGTAAACATCTTGTAATTGTCgtttttggaaggaaattaTACTAGTTGTTAACACCAAGTGTTTGGTTAAATTGCCGTGAGGGAGGGGTTTTAAGAGATGTAGGCTTAGAACTGCCAAATGGATGTTGATCACTCTAGTCTCTGACTAACGGTTGAATTCGACAACTTAGATCGCACGGAAGGTGTACCGAACACAAACAGGAACTCGATAATTTGTGTCCCAACCGACATGATGACATCAAAAGGTTGCGAAAAGGTTGATGATATGGAGAAGACGATCACGATTCACATGTTTCTCCTTGAGAACTTAATGAATGTGGCGACTTTTATAAAGTAGAGGTGTAGTCTGGAGTCATAGAAAGAGACTGGAGCTTCTTGGGTTGTTCATgttgtcattttttggagtgctaTATTGGAAATTTTCGATGCActagaaaatatatttataattgcTGAATTTTATGCAGCCCAACCGGCATTGGTAACTCATCTACTGCATctaaatcgatatattttaaaaaatttgcaatCGCTTTCTCCAACGTCttggttttcaatttcttttttcacaaatatcaaaacTATTGACTCATCAATGATGTTTCCCAAATATGTCTTCCATCCGTTGATATTCCTTATGgcttttctctctttctgtcACAATTCTACCTTTCAACTCACGGGACGTCGGGACCTATTTTTACATGCATTAGGAGAACATCATGACACTCGTACTAGGAGATCCACTTCGCAACTGTACTCACCCAACGAATACTAAAAGACTCGTACTATTCTAGATTCTAACCACCATCATGACAC
The sequence above is a segment of the Rhododendron vialii isolate Sample 1 chromosome 13a, ASM3025357v1 genome. Coding sequences within it:
- the LOC131312568 gene encoding nuclear pore complex protein NUP214-like isoform X1, with the translated sequence MAATEDNRIILGVDDEVEGERTGSDDYCFIGIGEAVPIKPGDDAEFDPQNPPSKPLTVSERFGLIFVSHSTGFCVARTKDIIDSANEIAERGNGSSIKELSVVDVPIGQVYILALSADSSTLAACIDGKIHFFSVTSLLNKDQSPFFSCSLDDSSCVKDMQWTKKLENYYAVLSNHGNLYYGAGQDPLKSVMDDVDAFDWSLKGNLVAVARKNTLSIMSLKLKEKVCISLSFDSWIGDSNLNFAVKVDSIRWVRPDSIILGCFQLTSDGKEENYLVQVITSKDGKFTDTSSKPIVLSFSDVFEAFVDDIVPFGSGPYMSLSYLSTCELAITANRKSTDQHIVLFGWSLDDRKEAAVIDIVRDTLCPKIALQENGDDNIVLGLCVDRISQNEKVEVQLGAEYKELSPFCILLCLSLDGKLFMYQVASVTGPSVPPDKVSLLSDKEDDTPTLVSSEDGKPSTSGGLVSKSVQVGLGFQSQGVDKKELLMKEGNGIPVTNGPLRPVNSERLETLGQQKFLVTKVDQDTVGQQSLLSAPQGPYFGHLSPKTSYLEEPGPAVIDFSKEETKKLPEGGSSPVSFPGKFSSHVSSQSISTTLPRAFDLDKELSENLESKGAPSSPPLNAKHTFPVTSDGGFSFVPPGSIQSNRSDTSRTNSSNAHFPGVPHGNFSHPKQAASSSTVFSSSGKTSYSGGQSASIGPVIAHPRPTIRSSVSSSQQNFAPVNSSKDKFQPNKENYRAASPTRLLNTEPQLSKQFGNVDEMIKELETLLECIEGPGGFRDACTVHYESSVLELEEGIETLFNGCRVRKSIMDERLGEIQLILDNTVQVLARKIYTEGIVKQATDGQYLDLWNRQKLSSELELKQQHISKVNQELTNQLIELERHLNTLELNKFGENDGIQMSQRTFPGRYGPSRNVQSLHSLHNTMTSQLAAAEQLSECLTKQMAVLSIEPPSAKTQNVRRDLFEEIGIPYNSASFSSPDGKVAGDTHSNKRLLTSSCSDAGKGQSRRNQPSGTRGSESETARRRRDSLDRSWASFEPPKTTVKRVLLHEDRAKASADRSALLDKKHVKSHMLEGSAVARAELYTTTSTLFYPSEGEGIQGRPAKQASVFSSHSAPISSIIARQNNVRGSFNPTANLSSNGVTLIEKPALVVNNSERSQVELHQTPSVSKRFHGQTLSLQKKPSEMSDPNEDTYLVRSTFENANHHPSITKSSFMKSGKGLESPFHYSSVFDPAPNLNAEVFQSDTAASKSHSGSLTSSSPMLSTSSSRSSAPVLSSLLLPSSLPYPTEKTSISIGRSSTSSKTGTNGSQTALLSQSSSSSSSFLSSVSSYQVPEKAVPSAIPIASMNFETESPKREQQHPIPKLTSTTGESSTVQSSFPENEPGFTLKLESSLPVRPGGEPSANLQSVSKPSFDGMANHTMNAALNSKRGPSFATDVSAALLSMSGSASGGKSESANVAVTQEDEMDEEAPETSQTNELTLGSLGSFGIGSSPNPTPGKPNPFGGAFGSVVSTPASSPFSMTVPTGELFRPASFSFQSPQPFQPSQLTNFGALSGGLSMGTTPQISAAGSGFGQPAQPGSGQQALGSVLGAFGQSRQLGGVGPGTSPSSANGFSGGLISSPSTGGFASSTGGGFAGVASPGGGFAAAASAGGGFAAAASAGGGFSGGGFGGITAAGGGFAAPASAGGGFAGAASGSGFPSSGGGFGAFNSQQGSGGFSGFGSSAGGTGRPPSPLFTQMRK
- the LOC131312568 gene encoding nuclear pore complex protein NUP214-like isoform X2; the protein is MAATEDNRIILGVDDEVEGERTGSDDYCFIGIGEAVPIKPGDDAEFDPQNPPSKPLTVSERFGLIFVSHSTGFCVARTKDIIDSANEIAERGNGSSIKELSVVDVPIGQVYILALSADSSTLAACIDGKIHFFSVTSLLNKDQSPFFSCSLDDSSCVKDMQWTKKLENYYAVLSNHGNLYYGAGQDPLKSVMDDVDAFDWSLKGNLVAVARKNTLSIMSLKLKEKVCISLSFDSWIGDSNLNFAVKVDSIRWVRPDSIILGCFQLTSDGKEENYLVQVITSKDGKFTDTSSKPIVLSFSDVFEAFVDDIVPFGSGPYMSLSYLSTCELAITANRKSTDQHIVLFGWSLDDRKEAAVIDIVRDTLCPKIALQENGDDNIVLGLCVDRISQNEKVEVQLGAEYKELSPFCILLCLSLDGKLFMYQVASVTGPSVPPDKVSLLSDKEDDTPTLVSSEDGKPSTSGGLVSKSVQVGLGFQSQGVDKKELLMKEGNGIPVTNGPLRPVNSERLETLGQQKFLVTKVDQDTVGQQSLLSAPQGPYFGHLSPKTSYLEEPGPAVIDFSKEETKKLPEGGSSPVSFPGKFSSHVSSQSISTTLPRAFDLDKELSENLESKGAPSSPPLNAKHTFPVTSDGGFSFVPPGSIQSNRSDTSRTNSSNAHFPGVPHGNFSHPKQAASSSTVFSSSGKTSYSGGQSASIGPVIAHPRPTIRSSVSSSQQNFAPVNSSKDKFQPNKENYRAASPTRLLNTEPQLSKQFGNVDEMIKELETLLECIEGPGGFRDACTVHYESSVLELEEGIETLFNGCRVRKSIMDERLGEIQLILDNTVQVLARKIYTEGIVKQATDGQYLDLWNRQKLSSELELKQQHISKVNQELTNQLIELERHLNTLELNKFGENDGIQMSQRTFPGRYGPSRNVQSLHSLHNTMTSQLAAAEQLSECLTKQMAVLSIEPPSAKTQNVRRDLFEEIGIPYNSASFSSPDGKVAGDTHSNKRLLTSSCSDAGKGQSRRNQPSGTRGSESETARRRRDSLDRSWASFEPPKTTVKRVLLHEDRAKASADRSALLDKKHVKSHMLEGSAVARAELYTTTSTLFYPSEGEGIQGRPAKQASVFSSHSAPISSIIARQNNVRGSFNPTANLSSNGVTLIEKPALVVNNSERSQVELHQTPSVSKRFHGQTLSLQKKPSEMSDPNEDTYLVRSTFENANHHPSITKSSFMKSGKGLESPFHYSSVFDPAPNLNAEVFQSDTAASKSHSGSLTSSSPMLSTSSSRSSAPVLSSLLLPSSLPYPTEKTSISIGRSSTSSKTGTNGSQTALLSQSSSSSSSFLSSVSSYQVPEKAVPSAIPIASMNFETESPKREQQHPIPKLTSTTGESSTVQSSFPENEPGFTLKLESSLPVRPGGEPSANLQSVSKPSFDGMANHTMNAALNSKRGPSFATDVSAALLSMSGSASGGKSESANVAVTQEDEMDEEAPETSQTNELTLGSLGSFGIGSSPNPTPGKPNPFGGAFGSVVSTPASSPFSMTVPTGELFRPASFSFQSPQPFQPSQLTNFGALSGGLSMGTTPQISAAGSGFGQPAQPGSGQQALGSVLGAFGQSRQLGGVGPGTSPSSANGFSGGLISSPSTGGFASSTGGGFAGVASPGGGFAAPASAGGGFAGAASGSGFPSSGGGFGAFNSQQGSGGFSGFGSSAGGTGRPPSPLFTQMRK